ATTTTGGTGGGCAGTGTCGGGAAAATCACTCCGCAACACGTAGACGAATGGCATCGTATCGCCGCCAGCGAAGCGAACGCCAATTCGTTCTGTGCGCCGGATTGGCACGACGCTCTGCTGCGGTCTGCCGGTCCTGAAGGTGAGTTCTACAAGCTCACCGGCCCCTCCCCTGCGTAGTGCTAACACGGCAGCGAGCTCGGCGGCATGCCGGTCGACAAACCGCGCAAACGTTGACGCTGCCGAAGAGGTGAGGTCATCGACCTCGATCACTTCGTCGAAGGATGCGGTGAGCCAGGCTTCGACGTCCATTAACCAGCCCTGGGCGACGCCGCCGCGGCGGTTCCAGCAACCATCGGCGCGGCAAGCGCAAGGGCGAAACCAAATGCCGTGATCTTGTATGCGAAGGGCGTAGGGTCACTCTTCGACGGGTACTCCATCGTCACGATGAATTCGCCGTCGTGCGCCACAGTGATCCGACGGTGATAGTTTGCAGCCTGCCGGTGCGGGGGCTGGACGTCGTCGTCGGCCTTCGAACCTTTCACTGGGATCGGCCAGGACGGAGAGATGATGTCGCTGCCGGGTTGGCGCTGATCCTCGAACAGCCACTTGACGTTGGGGTCAGGGACAGTCTCGTTCGAGCCACGCTCTGGCCCCAACGACTTATAGGAGCAATGGTGCGGCAGCTTCATCAGATCCCAAGCGAGCCTGTCCTCATTGCCGTGCTTCCGGCTAACCTGGATGATCGCAGCCAGCGTCTCGTAATTGACGTCTGAGGCGAGAAGCAGCCTCGTCTTCCGGCCGCCCTCGACAAAGGTGGCCTGCATGACGATCGAATCTTCGTTGCGGTCGACGACAGTGTTTTCATCTTGTCGCCAGCCAAACGGGCAGTGCACAAAAAACTCTACCTTCTCTGGTCCAGTCAATGTGTACCCAGGCACGAGTTTGCCAGCATCCACAATCAAGTGCTTGCGGCTTTCAAAGTCGATCCCTTCCGCCTCCATCCAAGCCTTCAGCCGTTCGGGGCGAGAGAACACTCGAATACCCTTGCCCTGACGCAAACGGTACCGTGCCTCCGCACGGACCAACCGCGCATCATCCTTCAAGTTCTCTTCAAGGATTGCCGCTGCAGGTACCCAGAGCTCCCTGATCTTTACGCGACCCTTGCCTTGGTAGAGTGCAGCATGATCCAGCCAGAAGAAGTCACCGAACCCCTTACAGTGATCGGCGTCAGTGTGCGTGATGCAAACCGCATCGAAGTAGTCGCGGCCCGCTTTATCCAAGTCGCGGCGAAGTGTCGTCGGCAAGTCGCAACGCTGGTCATCCTCATCGCCGTCGCAACGCATTGCGGCGAAGTCGATCAGGATCTTGCGCCCATCGGCAAGGTCGAGGCGGGCGGTGTCGGCGTTGCCGAGCGGAAAGAAGTTCACCAGAGCCTGCATTTCACTGTCC
This portion of the Sulfitobacter faviae genome encodes:
- a CDS encoding MBL fold metallo-hydrolase encodes the protein MQALVNFFPLGNADTARLDLADGRKILIDFAAMRCDGDEDDQRCDLPTTLRRDLDKAGRDYFDAVCITHTDADHCKGFGDFFWLDHAALYQGKGRVKIRELWVPAAAILEENLKDDARLVRAEARYRLRQGKGIRVFSRPERLKAWMEAEGIDFESRKHLIVDAGKLVPGYTLTGPEKVEFFVHCPFGWRQDENTVVDRNEDSIVMQATFVEGGRKTRLLLASDVNYETLAAIIQVSRKHGNEDRLAWDLMKLPHHCSYKSLGPERGSNETVPDPNVKWLFEDQRQPGSDIISPSWPIPVKGSKADDDVQPPHRQAANYHRRITVAHDGEFIVTMEYPSKSDPTPFAYKITAFGFALALAAPMVAGTAAAASPRAG